Within Engraulis encrasicolus isolate BLACKSEA-1 chromosome 8, IST_EnEncr_1.0, whole genome shotgun sequence, the genomic segment GGAGCGATGGTTAGATTATGCAAGAGGAGATAAATTTGTGTTGAGGTAAAAGTTCTTTAGCGCCATTTAAAAGTCACTGATCAGAAACGTTATAAAAAAATGGCTGCAGTAAGGgcgcaaaaaataaaataaaagatgtTGTTTTGCCCAGAATGTTGTCAGGCAGGTGGTGAGCAGAGCAGACCACATGCCAGAGAAGTGTCTGTTAAAGAGTGTTTACGTCTTCCACTCTTGTTTGTGATGATACAAGTCATTGCCAGGAGACATAACCTAAACAGTATTTCTCCTCTGGCAAAGAGCACCATATTAGATTGTGGCATTCACTGTACAACAGTGTGCAGCCAGTTAAGCGtttaaaaaaagtaagttgctctgttgccttcagtttgtaagttaactcaacttgagaaagccttgagttgagttaaaccTCAAggtgagttaacttacaaactcaaGGCAGCAGGGCCACTTACCTTTCCATGTTTAATCGGCTGGCTATGTTTTACAGTTTTACATGTTTTACAGTGTTGAACCTGTTCTGCCCTGTCCATCCACTACTTCTGTTCCTATGTCCCCCCTAGACCCTTTCTCTGATTGAGGAAACAGAAACAGTGATTGAAGGTTAGTGGCAGGGAGGACAGAATCCTGTGCCACCTTACAGCATGTCCTCTTTCccattgagaaagagagatggagaggaagtgtggaggagagaagaggaaaaatagGTCGTGGCATTTACAGTAGCTGTTCATGTAAAGCAGCTTTGTAAAAAATCAActcctataggcctacagacagttTACAGACTGTTGGGGGAAACGATATAACATGTTTCACGTCCCTTTTCTTTACGTGTCCTTCCTTCTTCATTactcatctctttctctgttgtgTGCTCACCCTCAATGCGCCTTTTTTTCTTTTGACGTCAAACACCttcaattcaatgcatttgaagtagGCATGAGTTGCATGTGGTGGAATAGTCATACAGGTACACATACATGCCATTCACACTGTTTTCTGCTTGAAAcaagtgttgcaccgataccattttttggcccccataccgatacccgataccggactgtgcagtatcggccgataccgataccataccgatactactctgtttgaaatgtatttaaCTTTGTCAGGCTACTGCCTTCCCTtttgaaacaggaaaaaaactaatactgtacaaagtgcATCCAGTAGAACTTTTGTTACTTTTAAAgtacctctgatataaaataactaacaTTAACGATGtgttcaagtgtcatacgagcatctgtaaatggtatcggtgttCTATTTGATGGTAcacgccgataccgataccaacattttagtgcagtatcggggcctcggctgatactggtatcggtgcaacactacttgaAACCAGTAGTTCTTTATACCTGCTTCGcttcagagccatggaagtaagagttaggctaatcccattgacctccgtgttccatttttttacacaaagatggcggctcatggagcctttgacacacagatcgccattgacatagttccaaaatagttccaggaagtgagcgtcgaacacagaaagtgcagtaaaggtaaatgtaagtgattttaattcatttttactaCATCTTTGCTTGTTGTGTTGTGGCTCTGTGTTAGTCTCGAGGGAAAAGAAAGctgctgcctagaattatttgactctacgtgaatcatgtcgcaaccgacttcctgtaccctggattgtcacaactctgaattccatggctctgactAGGCCCATGCTATAACACCTGCTTCCCTTCAAAACGGAACTTGTTCGATGTCATTGGGGAAAAAGGCTAATTGGTGAAACCGCTGCCCCCTGCTGACTGTCCTTGCTTTTGTTTTATACATTGTGCGCCAAAGGCTTGTGCCCATTACTAACTAGCCTGTTGGGGGAAAAGGGGTTTCAGAGCTCTGTATTCGAATATTCCTCTTTCAGAAAACATTCACCAAGGCTAAAGAGGGTTCATTCCTTGTTCAGTTTttacattcatccatccatgcgTTCCTTCaagcaacccccaacccccccccccacacacacacattctgccatCCTGACCAGCCGACAGTCCTTTGAGATCACGACTCCTGCTACTGGCACTCAGACGTAGGCTGACTCGCTGGACTGAGTCCTGCCCATGTTGGGCTGCTGCGAGAGATGGGACATGTCTTTTTTCCGGATCTCGCATATGGATTTGCGGCGCGCCTGCACGCCCCTGATAGCCGCCTTGATCTTCCGCCAGCCGAGGTGGTTGAGCTCGGCCAGGTTCAGCACCACGCAGATGCCGCTCACGGCAAACATGAAGACCAGGAAGACGGTCTTCTCGGTGGGACGCGAAACGTAGCACTCCACCTCCTTGACGCAAGGGTAGCGGTCGCACTCGTACATGGCCGGAACGTTGAAGCCGTACAGGAAGTACTGGCCAGCCAGGAAGCCGATCTCCAGCACGTTGCGGAACACCACCTGGATGATGTAGAAGCGCGAAATCCCCTCCTGCCGCCGCACCTTGCTCTTGCCCTGCGTCAGCCCCCGCGGCGCGTTGGGGATCTCCTTCACCTCC encodes:
- the LOC134453733 gene encoding gap junction delta-2 protein: MGEWTILERLLEAAVQQHSTMIGRILLTVVVIFRILIVAIVGETVYEDEQTMFICNTMQPGCNQACYDKAFPISHIRYWVFQIILVCTPSLCFITYSVHQSAKQRERRYSLIYPMLERDYGARRLRNINGILVHGHSDGGGGGGKEEPDCLEVKEIPNAPRGLTQGKSKVRRQEGISRFYIIQVVFRNVLEIGFLAGQYFLYGFNVPAMYECDRYPCVKEVECYVSRPTEKTVFLVFMFAVSGICVVLNLAELNHLGWRKIKAAIRGVQARRKSICEIRKKDMSHLSQQPNMGRTQSSESAYV